The Gemmatimonadota bacterium region CGCTGTCACCGGACGCTTCGGACGGCGTAGTCGTGGCGACGAGCAATCGCGGCAACCTGTACCGCCTGCGTTCCACGCCGATGCGGGAAGGCGAGTACGAGTCCGATGTCCGTGATACCCGGGGCATGGCGCGGTGGGGCCGTATCCGGTGGGAGAGCGAACAGCCCCCCGGAACTTCGGTCCGCTTGTTCGCGCGGTCCGGCAATACGGATTCGCCGGACCAGACCTGGAGCGAATGGACCGGACCCTATACCGATCCGGAAGGGGAAGCCCTGGCTTGCCCACCCGCTCGCTACCTGCAGTGGAAGGCGGTCCTGGGCACGCAGAACGACGAAACCCCCACCGTCTCGTCCGTTTCGGCCTCGTACCTGACGCGGAACAATCCGCCCAGGGTGCATGCGGTCACGGTGTATGAGCCGGGGGTCTACCTGCGGGACGCCGCGCCGGGTCAGGTCGGGCAGTCCGCACAAACCGATCTCCCCCCGGGCATCGCCGCGCAGGTCGGCGGCCGGGGCAACGGTCGCGGCCAGAGCGCATCGTCCGGGACGCCCGCCTACCGGAAGGGCATGCGGGCGGTCGCGGTCCGGGCCAGCGATCCCGACGGGGACGGGCTGTCTTACGAGATCTATTTCCGGGGCGTAGCGGAAGAAATGTGGAAACTCCTGGAGTCGGAGCGGCGCACTCCTTCCTTTTCGTGGGATTCCGAGACCTTTCCGGACGGCGAATACGTCCTTCGCGTCGTGGCCAGCGACGCCCCCTCGAATCCTCCGGACCAGGCCCTGGAAGCGGAATACTTGAGCGAACCCTTCCTGGTGGACAATACCGGCCCGCAGGTCACCCGGATCGACGTGTCGGGCGGCTTACTGTCCTTCATGGTCCGGGACGGCGCCAGTCCCCTGTACCGGGTCGAATACGCGATTGACGGAGGCGACTGGCGGGTGGTCCATCCCGAAGACGGCGTAACGGATTCGGAGACGGAGGCCTTCGAGATTACCCTGGACGGTCTTGAGTCTGGAGAACATACCCTCGCCATTCGCGCCAGGGACACGGCCAATAACACGGGAACGGGGAAACGGGTCGTTACCATTCCCTGAGGAGGCGAAGGTGTCGGGTCATTCCAAGTGGAGCACGATCAAGCGGAAGAAAGAGCAGAAAGACGCCGCCCGCGGGAAGATCTTCACCCGGGTCATCAAGGAGATCACCATTGCCGCGCGGCAGGGCGGCGGATCGGTCACAAGTAACCCGCGGCTCCGGACGGCCGTACTCGCCGCAAAGGCGGAAAACGTGCCCCAGGCCAACATCGACCGGGCCATCGCGCGCGGCACGGGCGAGCTGGACGGCGTGCATTACGAGGAACTGGTCTACGAGGGCTACGGGCCGGCGGGGGTGGCGTTGCTGGTGGAAGCGGTGACGGACAACAAGAACCGCACGACGTCCGAGATGCGCCATGCCTTCACCAAGAACGGCGGGAACATGGGTGAGGCGGGCTGCGTGGCCTGGATGTTCGACCAGAAGGGCACGATCGTGGTGGACAAGGACGGCGTCGACGAGGACGAGGTCATGATGGTCGCCCTCGACGCCGGCGCGGAAGACATCCAGGACGAGGGAGATACCCTGGACGTGCTGACGGCAGTTTCCGATTTCGAGGCGGTCCGGGTCCAGCTCGAGGAGAGCGGCTTCGCCCCCCTGCGGGCGGAAATCGGCCGCATCCCGCAGTCGACCGTGGCCGTCGCGGGTCAGGATGCGCAACAGCTTCTCCGGTTGATGGAGGTCCTCGAGGACCACGACGACGTCCAGCATGTATACGCCAATTTCGACGTGGACGACAAGGTGCTGGAGGAAATGAACGGGTAGCGGGTATCCATGATCATCCTCGGAATCGATCCGGGCAGCGTGATTACGGGATACGGCGTGATCGAGGCCCGGGGCAGGCAGTACCGGTTGCTGGACCAGGGCGTGTTGCGTCCGGGTTCGCGCAAGGCCCTCGCGGACCGGCTCAAGGTCATCTACGACGGCCTGTGCGAGGTCATCGACCGGAACCACCCGGAACTGGTGGCCGTCGAGTCCACCTTCGGCGGCCGTTTCCCCAGGGCGGCCCTCGTACTGGGCCATGCCCGGGGCGTCGCCCTCCTGGCCGCGGCGAACCGGGGACTGCAGGTCTGGGAATACGCCCCGCGCGAAGTGAAATCGGCCATCGTCCGCGCGGGAGGCGCATCGAAGCAGCAGGTACAGTACATGGTCAGCGCGATGCTGAACCTCGACCGCGGCCCCGGCCGGGAACACCTGCCGGAGGACGCGTCGGATGCGCTGGCCGTCGCCATCTGCCACTATCACAGGGTAACCGGAGGGAACAAGGCGGTTGATCGCATTCATCGAAGGTGAACTGGTCGACAAGCAGCCCGACGCCATAACGGTGTCCGTCGGCGGGATCGGCCTGCAAATGTTCGTCCCCCTTTCCACGCTTGAGGCACTGGGTCCCGCGCGTTCGCAGGTCCGCGTGGAAACGGTGCTGCATGCGCGGGAGGACGGCATGCAGCTCTACGGTTTCGCGACCGCGGAGGAGAAGCGCCTATTCGAGGTGCTGATCACCCTGCCCGGCATCGGTCCCGGCGTGGCCCTGAACATCCTCTCCGGCGCGACGGTCTCCGAGTTCACCGCGGCCATCATCAACGAAGACATCGGGAAACTGGTCTCGCTGCCCAAGATCGGCCGGAAGACCGCGCAGCGGCTGATCATGGAACTGCGCGACAAGCTGGCCGCCATGGATACCGGCGGAACGCAGCCGCTGCCCGTGGCTCCGGCGGGAGAGGCCCCCGAAGTGGACGACGCCATCACGGGCCTGGTTTCCCTGGGCCTCGATCATCCCGAAGCGCGCAGGCAGGTCATCCGCGTGCTGTCCGAAAGCGCGGAGACGCCCGTCGCGGAGGAAATCATCCGAACGGTGCTTAAAAATCAGAAAAGGCAATAGATGGACGAACGGGACTTCCCGCTTACCGACCCCGACCGGCTCGATGAGGATGCCGAGTTCGACCGCGCGCTGCGGCCGGGCCGTTTCGATGAATTCCCCGGGCAGGAAAAGGCCAAGGCGGAGCTGCAACTCTACATCGAGGCCGCGAAGACCCGTGGCGAGAACCACATCGACCACGTGCTGCTCCACGGGCCGCCCGGACTGGGCAAGACCACGCTGGCCACCATTCTCGCCAACGAGATGGGCGTGGAGATCCGTCAGACCGCCGGGCCGGTGCTGGACAAGCCGGCCGACCTGGCGGGCCTGCTGACCAACCTGCAGCCGGGAGACGTGTTCTTCATCGACGAGATCCATCGCCTGAACCACGTGGTGGAAGAGCACATGTACGCTGCGATGGAGGATTTCAAGATCGACATCCTCGTGGACCGCGGACCGAACGCCCGTTCCCTCGCCCTCAACCTGGACCATTTCACCCTGGTGGGCGCGACGACACGCACGGGCCTGCTCACGGCGCCGCTCCTGGCGCGATTCGGGATCCCCATCCGCCTCGATTTCTACACGCCGGACGAGCTTTACCTGATCGTTGCGCGGGCGGCGGAAATCATTGGCGTGGAGACCGACGAGTCCGGTGCGATGGAGATCGCCCTGCGGTCCAGGGGAACCCCCCGGATCGCCAACC contains the following coding sequences:
- a CDS encoding YebC/PmpR family DNA-binding transcriptional regulator → MSGHSKWSTIKRKKEQKDAARGKIFTRVIKEITIAARQGGGSVTSNPRLRTAVLAAKAENVPQANIDRAIARGTGELDGVHYEELVYEGYGPAGVALLVEAVTDNKNRTTSEMRHAFTKNGGNMGEAGCVAWMFDQKGTIVVDKDGVDEDEVMMVALDAGAEDIQDEGDTLDVLTAVSDFEAVRVQLEESGFAPLRAEIGRIPQSTVAVAGQDAQQLLRLMEVLEDHDDVQHVYANFDVDDKVLEEMNG
- the ruvC gene encoding crossover junction endodeoxyribonuclease RuvC, yielding MIILGIDPGSVITGYGVIEARGRQYRLLDQGVLRPGSRKALADRLKVIYDGLCEVIDRNHPELVAVESTFGGRFPRAALVLGHARGVALLAAANRGLQVWEYAPREVKSAIVRAGGASKQQVQYMVSAMLNLDRGPGREHLPEDASDALAVAICHYHRVTGGNKAVDRIHRR
- the ruvA gene encoding Holliday junction branch migration protein RuvA; translated protein: MIAFIEGELVDKQPDAITVSVGGIGLQMFVPLSTLEALGPARSQVRVETVLHAREDGMQLYGFATAEEKRLFEVLITLPGIGPGVALNILSGATVSEFTAAIINEDIGKLVSLPKIGRKTAQRLIMELRDKLAAMDTGGTQPLPVAPAGEAPEVDDAITGLVSLGLDHPEARRQVIRVLSESAETPVAEEIIRTVLKNQKRQ
- the ruvB gene encoding Holliday junction branch migration DNA helicase RuvB, producing the protein MDERDFPLTDPDRLDEDAEFDRALRPGRFDEFPGQEKAKAELQLYIEAAKTRGENHIDHVLLHGPPGLGKTTLATILANEMGVEIRQTAGPVLDKPADLAGLLTNLQPGDVFFIDEIHRLNHVVEEHMYAAMEDFKIDILVDRGPNARSLALNLDHFTLVGATTRTGLLTAPLLARFGIPIRLDFYTPDELYLIVARAAEIIGVETDESGAMEIALRSRGTPRIANRYLKRVRDYAQVKRDGRITGETAKAAFEMLGVDHMGLDDMNRLILTTIIEKYEGGPVGLNTLAVAVGEESGTLEEVYEPFLIVQGLIKRTPRGRVATELAYNHLGFAGPPAPPRPQAGLFDNP